The proteins below are encoded in one region of Malaclemys terrapin pileata isolate rMalTer1 chromosome 20, rMalTer1.hap1, whole genome shotgun sequence:
- the LOC128826431 gene encoding cytochrome P450 2G1-like, which translates to MELVSASLLLLLCLCCILLASAWKSRDQRGQLPPGPAPLPLLGNFLQLDRTNVIHSLEKLREKYGPVFTVHLGSRRVVVLCGYQAVKEALVDQAEDFSGRGQIPAFSKDFNGHGVVFANGERWRQLRRFSLTTLRNFGMGKRSIEERIQEEAQCLVEELWKTQGAPFDPIFNLSQAVSNIICSIVFGNRFDYEDEKFITLNKLIFTRFRFAGLSLAQLYNAFPGILEKIPGPHHEGSKCSQEIISFISERIKLQQATLDLNAPQNFIDCFLAKMEQEKQNPSTEFSMENLVMATFNLFFAGTETVSTTLRYGFLILLKYPQVQEKIHQEIDAVIGRERAPTVEDRGRMPYMDATLHEIQRFSDILPMSLPHTVTRDTRFRGYLIPEGTYVYPLLSTVHFDLEEHKTPEAFAPERFLSENGCFKKQNAFLPFSAGKRACLGEGLARMELFLFFTTVLQRFALHSPVAPQQLSLAPDVSNFGKVPQRYQLCLRQR; encoded by the exons ATGGAGCTGGTGTCggcctcccttctcctcctcctctgcctctgcTGCATTCTCCTGGCCTCGGCGTGGAAGAGCCGGGACCAGCGAGGGCAGCTGccgccaggccctgcccccctgcccctgctggggAACTTTCTGCAGCTGGACAGGACCAATGTTATCCACTCCCTGGAGAAG CTGCGGGAGAAGTACGGCCCGGTGTTCACGGTGCACCTCGGCTCCCGGCGGGTGGTGGTGCTGTGTGGCTACCAGGCAGTGAAGGAGGCCCTGGTGGACCAGGCCGAGGACTTCAGCGGGCGCGGGCAGATCCCGGCGTTCTCTAAGGATTTCAATGGGCACG GGGTGGTTTTTGCCAACGGGGAGCGGTGGCGGCAGCTGCGCCGGTTCTCCCTCACCACGCTGAGGAACTTCGGCATGGGGAAGCGATCCATCGAGGAGCGGATCCAGGAGGAGGCGCAGTGTCTGGTGGAGGAGCTCTGGAAAACCCAAG GGGCACCCTTTGACCCCATCTTTAACCTGAGCCAGGCCGTCTCCAACATCATCTGCTCCATTGTCTTCGGGAACCGCTTTGACTACGAGGACGAGAAATTCATCACCCTGAACAAGCTCATATTCACGCGGTTCCGTTTCGCAGGTTTATCCTTGGCCCAG CTGTACAATGCCTTCCCTGGCATCCTGGAGAAGATTCCTGGGCCTCACCACGAGGGAAGCAAATGCTCCCAGGAGATAATCAGCTTTATTTCAGAGAGAATCAAACTGCAGCAGGCGACCCTGGACCTCAACGCCCCCCAGAACTTCATCGACTGCTTCTTGGCTAAAATGGAGCAG GAGAAGCAGAATCCATCTACTGAGTTTTCCATGGAGAACCTAGTCATGGCCACCTTCAATTTATTCTTCGCCGGGACCGAGACTGTCAGCACCACCCTGCGCTACGGCTTCCTGATCCTGCTGAAATACCCGCAGGTCCAAG AGAAAATCCATCAGGAAATTGACGCGGTGATTGGGAGGGAGCGAGCGCCCACCGTGGAGGACAGGGGCAGGATGCCATACATGGACGCCACGCTGCACGAGATCCAGCGCTTCAGCGACATCCTGCCAATGAGTCTCCCGCACACCGTGACCAGAGACACCCGCTTCCGGGGGTACCTCATCCCCGAG GGGACGTACGTCTACCCCCTGCTGAGCACGGTGCATTTTGACCTAGAAGAACATAAAACCCCCGAAGCTTTCGCCCCCGAGAGGTTTCTAAGTGAGAACGGCTGCTTCAAGAAACAGAACGCCTTCCTGCCCTTCTCCGCAG GGAAGCGGGCGTGCCTGGGCGAGGGCCTGGCCCGCATGGAGCTCTTCCTCTTCTTCACCACGGTCCTGCAGCGCTTCGCCCTCCACTCGCCCGTCGCCCCGCAGCAGCTCAGCCTAGCCCCCGACGTCAGCAATTTCGGGAAGGTGCCGCAGCGCTACCAGCTCTGCCTCCGCCAGCGCTGA
- the LOC128826428 gene encoding cytochrome P450 2C19-like, producing MELSGVLSLLLGVCVSCLLLVASWRKALARRNLPPGPTPLPFVGNILQLDTKALAKSILKFRDAYGPVFTLQLGSERAVVLCGYAAVKEALVDHGKEFGGRGNMATAARITKGFGMIFTNGERWRQLRRFSLTTLRNFGMGKRSIEERIQEEAQCLVEELGNTRGSPFDPTFLLGSAVSNVICSIVFGSRFDYQDQEFLTLLSCVNQNFRLLSSRWGQLYNAFPTLLAALPGRHNAMFHNADTLKRFVSERMKRHQDSLDPSCPNSYIDCFLLQMDQEKQNPDTEFTTENLVMTTLELFFAGTETVSTTLRYGILLLMKYPEIKEKVHEEIDRVIGRSRLPAIEDRSRMPYTDAVIHEVHRFADVLPMSLPHVTTQDVQFRGYAIPKGNTVIPLLTSVLQDTSQFRNPDDFDPGHFLDGNGHFQKNSAFMPFSAGKRVCLGESLARMEVFLFLTAILQRFTLQPLGDPGALDASPVESGVGNIPHPYELQLLPR from the exons ATGGAGCTGTCTGGagtcctctctctgctcctggggGTCTGCGTCTCATGCCTCCTGTTGGTTGCCTCGTGGAGAAAGGCGCTGGCAAGGAGGAATCTCCCCCCGGGTCCCACACCGCTTCCCTTCGTCGGGAACATCCTGCAGCTGGACACCAAGGCGTTGGCCAAATCAATCCTTAAG TTCCGAGACGCGTACGGCCCCGTGTtcaccctgcagctgggctcggaGCGGGCCGTGGTGCTGTGCGGCTACGCGGCGGTGAAGGAAGCCCTGGTTGACCACGGGAAGGAGttcgggggaagggggaacatgGCCACAGCCGCGAGGATCACCAAAGGGTTTG gaATGATCTTCACCAACGGGGAGCGGTGGCGGCAGCTGCGCCGGTTCTCCCTCACCACGCTGCGGAACTTCGGCATGGGGAAGCGATCCATCGAGGAGCGGATCCAGGAGGAGGCGCAGTGTCTGGTGGAGGAGCTCGGGAACACAAGGG gctcgcCCTTCGACCCCACCTTCCTCCTGGGCTCCGCCGTCTCCAACGTCATCTGCTCCATCGTCTTCGGCAGCCGCTTCGACTACCAGGACCAGGAGTTCCTCACTCTGCTGAGCTGTGTCAACCAGAACTTCCGCCTGCTGAGCTCCCGCTGGGGCCAG CTGTACAATGCATTCCCGACGCTCCTGGCCGCTCTCCCCGGGCGGCACAACGCCATGTTCCACAACGCGGACACCCTCAAACGCTTTGTGTCGGAGCGAATGAAGCGACACCAGGACTCGCTGGATCCCAGCTGTCCCAACAGCTACATTGACTGCTTCCTGCTCCAAATGGACCAG GAAAAGCAGAACCCCGACACTGAGTTCACCACCGAGAACTTGGTCATGACGACGCTGGAGTTGTTCTTCGCCGGGACGGAGACTGTCAGCACCACCCTGAGATACGGGATCCTGCTTCTCATGAAGTACCCCGAGATAAAAG AGAAAGTTCATGAGGAGATTGACCGGGTGATCGGGCGGTCCCGCTTGCCGGCCATCGAGGACCGGAGCCGCATGCCCTACACTGACGCCGTGATCCACGAGGTGCACAGATTCGCGGATGTCCTCCCCATGAGCCTCCCGCACGTCACGACCCAGGACGTCCAGTTCCGAGGATACGCGATCCCCAAG GGCAACACCGTAATCCCCTTGCTGACCTCAGTCCTCCAGGATACAAGCCAGTTCAGGAACCCGGACGACTTTGACCCTGGGCATTTCCTGGATGGGAACGGGCACTTCCAGAAGAACAGCGCCTTCATGCCGTTCTCTGCAG GCAAGCGGGTGTGCCTGGGCGAGAGCCTGGCTCGCATGgaggtcttcctcttcctcaccgCCATCCTGCAGCGCTTCACCCTGCAGCCGCTCGGCGACCCGGGCGCCCTCGACGCCAGCCCCGTGGAGAGCGGGGTGGGGAACATCCCCCACCCCTACGAACTCCAGCTGCTCCCGCGCTAG